Proteins encoded within one genomic window of Balaenoptera ricei isolate mBalRic1 chromosome 10, mBalRic1.hap2, whole genome shotgun sequence:
- the LOC132373743 gene encoding N6-adenosine-methyltransferase TMT1A-like, which yields MAIPTVSFLVGAQGVLTHPLFLSVCILAFPMYLLDFLGLWNWICKKSLPYFLARFTVMYNEQMASKKQELFSNLQEFAGPSGKLSLLELGCGTGPNFKFYPPGCRVTCIDPNPNFEKFLIKSVAENRHLQFERFLVAPGEDLHQVADDSMDVVVCTLVLCSVKNQERILQDVCRVRRPVSAGREEGETTFTAC from the exons ATGGCGATTCCTACCGTCTCTTTTCTGGTAGGAGCCCAAGGAG TCCTCACccaccctctctttctttccGTCTGCATCCTGGCATTTCCCATGTACCTGCTAGACTTTCTGGGCTTGTGGAACTGGATATGCAAAAAATCACTCCCCTACTTCTTGGCAAGGTTCACTGTGATGTACAACGAACAGATGGCGAGCAAGAAGCAGGAGCTCTTCAGCAATCTACAGGAGTTCGCAGGCCCCTCCGGGAAGCTCTCCCTGCTGGAGCTGGGCTGCGGCACAGGGCCCAACTTCAAGTTCTACCCGCCTGGATGCCGGGTGACCTGTATTGATCCCAACCCCAACTTTGAGAAGTTCTTGATCAAGAGCGTTGCTGAGAACCGACACCTGCAGTTTGAGCGCTTCCTGGTGGCTCCCGGGGAGGACCTGCACCAGGTGGCCGACGACTCCATGGATGTGGTGGTCTGCACACTGGTCCTGTGCTCCGTGAAGAACCAGGAGCGGATCCTCCAGGACGTGTGCAGAGTGCGGAGGCCGGTGAGTGCGGGACGTGAGGAGGGAGAGACCACCTTCACTGCGTGTTAA